Proteins from one Cryptomeria japonica chromosome 4, Sugi_1.0, whole genome shotgun sequence genomic window:
- the LOC131047767 gene encoding bZIP transcription factor 60 yields MENEVFCEETEIDWEAVLREMPDSPGICLDDFLVEDGSTNFLLPSPDADGNGTDGLQSASEVISALTDLLFNDEDFQNSPVGDGGAGSMDINSFLADACSLPQEEVYVENSDDVNVISVEGQIQRGDDVEGCANVERAKNEGQILRRNREDEGHGEADAFTRKRKRNKESALKSRERKKAYEKSLEAKCRMLERKCGRLEQSLNYSGLENLALKNELFRVTKPYPHCHGGGAEPAVLLKDSLQKESLLCGMIMAVMMLLLFLLPHKGAVVVVVILDERESSDDEIVCRAGEVGFGVKRRWKWSRKKMKL; encoded by the exons ATGGAGAACGAGGTTTTCTGTGAGGAGACAGAAATCGATTGGGAGGCAGTTCTGCGTGAAATGCCAGATTCTCCGGGCATTTGCCTCGACGATTTTCTGGTCGAGGACGGCTCTACGAATTTTCTGTTACCGTCTCCTGACGCAGATGGAAACGGAACCGATGGCTTGCAGAGTGCCAGTGAAGTAATAAGCGCTCTCACTGATCTTCTGTTTAATGACGAAGATTTCCAAAATTCTCCGGTAGGAGATGGAGGTGCAGGATCTATGGACATAAATTCTTTCCTTGCAGATGCTTGCAGTCTTCCACAGGAGGAAGTCTATGTGGAGAATTCTGATGACGTGAATGTGATTTCAGTCGAAGGTCAGATCCAGCGTGGCGACGACGTGGAAGGCTGTGCTAACGTGGAAAGGGCAAAAAATGAAGGTCAAATCCTGCGGAGGAACAGAGAAGACGAAGGACACGGAGAAGCGGATGCCTTTACAAGGAAGCGCAAACG AAATAAAGAATCGGCTCTAAAGTCACGGGAGAGAAAGAAAGCTTATGAGAAGAGCCTGGAAGCGAAATGCCGTATGTTAGAGAGGAAGTGTGGGAGGCTTGAACAGTCGTTGAATTATTCGGGCCTGGAAAACCTGGCGTTAAAGAACGAGCTCTTTCGAGTGACGAAACCCTACCCGCATTGTCATGGCGGCGGAGCAGAGCCTGCAGTGCTTTTAAAGG ATTCCCTGCAGAAGGAGTCCCTGCTGTGCGGCATGATAATGGCGGTGATGATGCTGCTGCTGTTTCTACTTCCTCACAAGGGAGCGGTTGTGGTGGTGGTGATTTTGGACGAGAGAGAGAGTAGCGACGATGAAATTGTTTGCAGAGCGGGAGAAGTAGGGTTTGGAGTTAAAAGGAGATGGAAATGGAGtcggaagaagatgaaattgtaa